GTCGGACTGATAACACTGGGCCGACATGATTTTACGCTGCTTCTGCCTGTTACTGATCTTCAGCCCCTTCGCGCTACATGCCGCCGCCCCAGAGCAAGCGGTGGTGCAGATTATCAACTTCGCACAACAACCCAATTGGGTGGAACCTTGGCGTTCCTCACGCGTGGCTCAATACACGGGAAGTGGATTTGTAATCGAAGGTGAGCGCATCATGACCAACGCGCACGTGGTCAGCTGGTCGAAGCAGATCTTAGTGCGACGCTACCAAGACCCGAAACTCTACCCCGCGGAAATCGAATATATTGGCCATGATTGCGATTTGGCGGTGCTCAAAGTGCCCGACCCTGCATTCTATCAAGGTCTGGAGCCACTAACGATCGGCACCCTACCGAAAGTACGCACATCCGTAACGACCTATGGCTACCCTGCCGGCGGACAGCAAATCTCTTACACTCAAGGGGTCATCTCGCGGATCGAAGTACAGCGCTACGCCCACATATATAATCGCTCGCTACTTACGGTGCAGACCGATGCCGCAATCAACCCGGGCAATAGCGGGGGCCCGGCACTACAAGGGGACTTAGTGGTGGGTGTCTCTTTTCAGGGCAATCCGAACCTAGAAAATGCAGGTTTTTTCATTCCGCCCAACATTATTCGCCACTTTCTAAAGGACATCGAAGACGGTAGCTATGATGGTTTTCCTGACGCAGGCATTAGCACCGCGAGCTTACATAACCCCGCCTTCCGCAAAGCCCTGCAATTACCCGACAACAACATCGGCGCGCGGATCGACATGCTCTTACAGCCCTTTCCCCAAACACACGAACGACTGCGTGAGAACGACGTGATACTCGAAGTCGAAGGCTACCAAGTCGGCAGCGATAGCATGATTCAATACGAAGGCAATCGTATGCATGTCTCCATTCTGTTCGATGCTGTGCAAGACGGCGAGTCTCTGGACTTGGTAATCTGGCGCGATGGTCAGCGCCTCGAGATCGACCTGCCCGTTTATAAGAACAAGGCCGACCGCATCTCGGGCAGTCAATACGACACCTCCCCCCTACCTCATTGTCGGTGGGATTGTTTTCACCGAGCTCAGCAACAACTACTGCAATGCACTCGGGAATAATTGGTTAAAAAACTTCAGCACCGCTGCCCTCTACCAACTACTCTATCGCGCTTTTCAGGATGAAGCGGGGGCACGCGCCACACCGATTGTGCTCTCCAAGGTGCTCAAACACCCCAGCAATATCGATTTTGGGGTCCACACAAAATCCATTCTCACCAAAGTAAATGGCCAGGAAATACATTCAATGCAGGACTTACTTAAGGCCGTAAACGCCCCGCTGGATGACTACCACCGCTTCGAATTTTTATCCGGCCGGGTCGAAGCACTCCGCCGCGACGCTGCCGAACGAGCCAACGCCGAGCTGCTGCAAACCTACCAGATCCCACAAGCCTATAGAATCGAGGCACACAATGATTAAGCATTTCGCCCTGACACTCCTTTGCTGCCTGTTCACACTTCAGATCGCTCAGGCTGACAAACGAACCCGCAGCCAGCAATCCGCAGCATTTGATAGCGACGCCGCATTGGTAGAGATTGAAATCACCAAGACCGGCTACAACTACCAGATACCATGGAACACCAGCACCCAGCAGAGTCGTAAAAACGGCATTGTGATCGCCGACCATCAGATCCTCACAACTGCCGACGGATTCTCCGGGCACACTCTCTGCCGCGTTCGCAAAGGTGGCATCCCCCATCAGTATACTGCCACGCTCAAGTGGATCGATTATTACGCCAACATCGCGATACTCGACATCGAAGATCCAATCTTCTGGGAAGGGATGCGCCCGACTCGTCTCTGCCAGCAGATCCCCCAATCCGGCGAACTGCAAATCATCCGCTGGCGCAATGGGCGCATCGAAGAACGCGCAGCCGAAATCGTGCGCCTGTTCGTAGGCAAAAGTAAAATGAGCTACGTACATCACTTAACACTCTCTGCCTCCACGGAGATGGATAGCACGGGCTGGGCCGAGGTCGTCCTGTCCGGCAACCAAATCGTCGGGCTCACCACATCCTATGCCGACGACAAGCTCAGCATACTGCCCGCCCCCTTCATCACCTCCGTGCTGGAGCAAAAAGCCAAAGGTCAGGATGTCGGCATCGGCCATTTCGACTTCAGCATCATGAGTGGCAAAAACCCCGCCCTGCTCGCCTCAAAAGGAATGCCCCACACCGACATCGGAGTGGTGGTGACTCAAGTAGGCTCCCGCAGGCTCGCAGCCAACACCTTGCAAGTGGGCGACGTCCTACTCGCCATCAACGGATTCGAAATCGACAACGATGGCAAATACATCGACCCCACTTACGGCCGTCTTTCACTCTACGGACTGGCCACGCGTGACAATCATGCCGGCGACGCGCTTCCCATGCGCATCTGGCGCGAGCAACAAGAGCTCACCGTGGACTACATTCTACCACGTGCGGATTTCACAAAAGACCTCGTGCCTGAGCGCCTCTACGACCAAGCGCCCGAATACTTGATCGCAGGCGGTCTGCTCTTCCAGCCCATCACAGGCCCCTACCTGAACACCTACGGCAAAAACAGGCCACTGCTGTTGGAATATTACAGCCACCATGCAGAGCTCCCCGAGCGCAATGGCCTGGTAATAGTATCCTCCGTCATACCTGATCCCTACAACCGTGGCTACGAAAGTGTGCGGCAACTTATCGTGGATCGCATCAATGGGCAGATCATCCACTCGATCGCTGATATCAGCGAGGCACTTGCTCATCCCCAGGGCGAATTTCACCGCCTCGAATTTATGCCCGACCAAGGGCTGAAGCACATCGTCCTCGACGCTGCCAGCATGGAGGCCGCCACACAGCGCATCTTGAAACATTATAACATTCCCAGCGCCCGCTCGGAGTAAAAGAACAACTGAGCCCGTAAGCCCAGTCCATGTAGATTGAGTTGCAGGAAAACGCGTCTAAAAGCTGATCGGCATGGCGCATGCTAGCTCCGTGCACTTTCGTTCAAGCTACATCTCTATTAAAAATGACACATATTCCGGGTTCCTCCCTCAAATTTCATGCTTTAATCGCTGCACTAAGCGTGGGCGCACTCAGTGCAATTCAGGCAGACACAATCAAAGACCAGCTACAAGCAGCCATCGATCGCGATGCCGATGACACAATAGAGATCGCGCAAGAGATCTGGAACTTGGCCGAATTAGGCTACCAAGAGTTTGAAAGTTCCAAGCTATTACAAGCGAAAGCACGAGAGGCTGGCTTTACAGTCGAATCAGAGGTCGCCGACATTCCCACTGCATTTGTTGCCAGCTATGGCTCAGGTAAGCCAATCATCGGCATCATGGGCGAGTTTGATGCCCTACCAGGGCTCTCCCAGACAGTTTCACACCAGCGCGAAGCGCTCGTCGAAGGAGCCGCGGGCCATGCCTGTGGCCATAACCTCTTTGCTGCGGGCTCTTGGGCTGCAGCCAAAGCCATACAGGAACAAATGAAACAGGGCACACTACCGGGCACGATTCGCTTCTACGGCACGCCCGCAGAAGAAGGTGGTGCGGGTAAGGTATACATGGCACGCGCCGGAGCATTCGATGACGTGGATGTAATGCTGCACTGGCACCCGGCTGGATTTAATGATGCATCTCCCCGCTCAACCAATGCCAACAAAGGAGCCAAGTTTCGCTTCTACGGTATGCCCGCGCACGCAGCCCTATCGCCGGAGAAAGGTCGCTCCGCTTTAGACGCAGTAGAAGCCATGAACTTCATGGCCAACTTGATGCGAGAGCACGTGCCGGAAGCGACGCGTATCCACTACGTAATTACCGAGGGAGGCGAAGCTCCGAACGTCGTACCCGAATTTGCAGAAGTATTTTACTACATCCGCCACCCAGACTTCAAAACGGTCCGCGATCTATTTGACCGACTCGTATTAACCGCCGAAGCCGCGGCAATGGGCACAGAGACCCAGATGAAATATGAAGTCATCAATGGCTCCTACAATATACTACCGAATACAGCTCTAGCGCGCATCACCTACAACAACTTAGTCGAAGTCGGCGGCGTTTCCTACGATGCCGAAGAGCAAAAATTTGCTGAAGAATTGTATGCCACGCTCTTTAAGCCCAGTAAAACATTAGGCTCTCAAGAGAACATCGAGCCCTTCGTTCCATCCGCTGGACGCGCATCCAGTGATGTAGGTGATGTCTCTTGGTTGGTGCCGACCGCGGGACTCACCACCGCCTGCCTGGTGCCGGGATCTTATCTCCACACCTGGCAAGCCGTCGCAGCCGGAGGCTCCAGTATCGCCCATAAAGGCATGCTGAATGCGGCCAAAGTGCTCGCAATGACAGCTTCAGAGCTGCTGCAAGACCCGGAGCTCATAGCCGATGCACGCAAAGAGTGGGAAAGTTCCAGAGGGGAAGACTTTGAGTATTATCCTCTGCTTGGAGAGCGGGAGCCGCCACTAGACTACCGAAAATAAAGATTCTATAACGCTCGCGGCAATCGGGCAATCGGGCAATTGCCCGATTGGAGGGCATAATTTTTTCAACACAATCACCCGCAAGGAAGAAAACGAATTTGACAAATAATTCAACGTCGTATTACCGTATCATGGTTTCCTGGTTAGGAGACTCACACCACACGTTTTCACGAACCTACTCTTACTTAAACATATTGATATCATGAAAAAATGCTCTAACTTCAGCGAATCTCAATTAGCCTCCAAAAAACAATCAGCTCCTAGCAGTACTCGGATTCTTTGCGCTGCCGCATTATTAGGTGGGCTCCTCTCAGCCAGCACAGCGTCTGCCGCAACTGCATACATCGGAGACGCACATGCCATGGGGCAAAGCATCACCTCTGTAGACCCATCACATGTCTATGGGATCTCCGAACTAACGATCATCATGCCTGGCAATGTCAGCGGCATCCACTACACGGCCGCCGAGGACCAGCAAATCAAATTGACTGAAGTCAATTTTCTTTCGGTACAGGCAGGTAACCTCACGCCCTTTGTCGCGCTATGGGATGGCGTGAGCACTTCCGCAGCCGACAGTTACACCTTTCTAGCAATCGGTGACACCATCGCCAGTCCTGCCTCCACACTTGTCAACGCAAGTTTTGAGGTCGCTGGCGAAAACCCCACCCTCGATTTGAGCGCAGGGCAAACCATCGTGGCTGGTTTTCATCAAGTCGGCGGCAAAGTCGTCAATGTGATCGAATCCGGCCACGCCAATACGGACTATATTTATAACGGCAACTCCATAAGTGCTGTCGACGGAGAGCCGACAGCAGATTCCGTATATAACTACGACTCGTTCGTCAGCTTCAATATTGGGTATACTGTCATTCCCGAACCCAATGCATATGCATTACTCGCTGGTATCACGGGCTTAGCAGTGGTCATTGTTCGTCGACGCAAAGCCTAGAAAGCCTTGTCGAAAATTGCCTGAGTCTGAGACATCTTTGCGAGGTTGATGGCAGGAATATAGCAAATGAAAATACAGTTCTTTAAAAGCTTGGCGACCTCGATCGCCAGGCTTGCTTTCTTATTGGCGCTTGCTTCAAGGCTTCAAGCGGCGCCTGAAACCAATCTCTACATCGGAGACGCACATGCCATGGGGCAGAGCATCACCTCTGTTGACTCATCACATGTCTATGGGATCTCCGAACTAACGATCATCATGCCTGGCGATGCGAGCGGCATCCACTACACGGCTGAAAGCGACCAGCAAATCACGCTGACTGAAGTCAACTTTCTTTCAGTGCAATCAGGTAATCTCACGCCCTTTGTCGCGCTATGGGATGGCGTGAGCACTTCCGCAGCCGACAGTTACACCTTTCTAGCCATCGGAGACACCATCGCCAGCCCGGCTTCCACAGTCGTCAACGCAAGTTTTGAGGTCGATGGAGAAAACCCCACCCTTGATTTGAGCGCGGGCCAAACCATCGTGGCTGGCTTTTATCAAGTCGGCGGCAAAGTCGTCAATGTGATCGAATCCGGCCACGCCAATACGGACTATGTCTATGGCGGCAACTCCATAGCTGCTGTCAATGGGGAGCCGTCCGCAAATTCCGTATATAACTACGATTCGTTCGTCAGCTTTAATATTGGCATCAACATCCCTCCCACTCCCGAGCCTACAGTCACAATTAGCAGCCCGACGCCTGGATCCATCTTCGAAGTCTGCGACTCCATTCAATTTGCGGCGACTGTCAGCGATGACGAAGACGATGATAGCGCATTAGAGGCATCACTGGTATGGACCTCGGATCTTGAAGATGAGCCGCTAGGCACCGGTGCCAGTTTTTCAACCAATCGACTGCGGGTGGGTACACATACTATCAGCGCGAGCTCTACCGACAGCGACCTAGACGTTGGGACCGACACAATTAGCCTAACCATCGCCCAATGGAACCTCGGCGCCATATGGTTCATAGGAGATTCCATCACACAGAGTAACGCCGACGGTGATGCCAACGGTTCGCCGCGCAAATCACTCTACGATCTGCTCATCGCCAACAATGTCGCCTTCAGCTTTACCGGACACAGTACAGCAAATATCGATGGCCTCCCCAGCACTGGCACCACAATCGCAAGCAATCTGTACCAATACCACTCCGGCATCTCAGGCTCAGTCATTGGCGACAACTTGCCAGGCCGCGCAGGTATGACTGAACGCACACCGGGCTTCTGGACCACAGGACGCTTGGCCACCGTGAAGCCCAATGTCGTGCTCATAATGCTCGGCACGAATGACATCGACAATCTCGTCGACATAGAAAACGCCCCCAATCGTATCAAGATACTCGTCGATACAATCCTGGCCCAAGTCGAAGAGGGAGATCCCAGCCCAGCCATCTTCGTCGCACAAATCCCCCCAAACAGAAACTCGAGCAAACAGCAACTCGTCATCGATTTTAACACTGCCCTAACCGACATCGTCGCCACACTTCAAACAGAAGGCAAAGACGTCACACTGGTCGATCAGTTCTCGCGGATTCAAGAAAATGCCTCGGAGCTCATGCGTGACAACTTACACACGAATGCGGCTGGAAACGATGTTTTGGCCGAGCAATGGTATGAGGCACTGGTGTCCCGCTTCGGCCCAGCGACGACGGGACTTCGCAGCTGGCAAATCAAACACTTTGGAACCCCTTGTGGCCTCACTGCCGATCCAAGCCAAGACCCGGATCATGACGGACAGAGCAATTTACTAGAGTACGCACTGGGCAATAACCCTCACACGCCAGACCTGGCATCACATGATCTCACGGGCGGCGTAATCTCCTTCCCCAAAGGTGCCGATGTCCATACAGATATTCGCTATGCCATCGAAGAATCGACAGATCTTGGAATAAAGGACCCGTGGGATGAAGTCACTCCCAGTGTAAACAATGACGAGGAAATCTCCTATACGATGACGAGCGAAACAACTGATTTCTTTCGGCTCAAAGTGACTCAAGCTCAGTGATTCATACAATTGCTGAAACACTAACAGCATCAGCTGCTATTCCAAAGTCTGCGAATCAGAGCTGACTTTTTCACTGCCCAGGAACAGCGCAGTGTGTGCCACTTCGCCTTCCTCGTAACGTCGACGGCCATGCCCTGCGATGGGATCAAAGAGAATCGATTTGTTCTCGTGCGGGATAGAGTTATAGGCGGCAAACACGCTACTAGGGGGACAGGTGCCATCCACCCCACCGGTGTAGAGCACTGCTTGAGCGCGCATACGATGGGCAAAATTCGCAGCGTCAAAATAGCCGAGATGTTGAACCTCCTCTTCGCTGACTAATTTATTCTCTTTATAATCGCGACTGGTTTTCAACCAGATCTTTCCATCATTCTTTAGTTCATAGAGTTTCGGCCAACCAGAAGCCCTTCCCACGAAGGTGCCTCCATAATCACACATCGCAGGTACATCCGCATGCACAAACGTTACGTCAGGATCGATTCCTCCAGCAATGAGTGCCTGCGCCCCTCCCTGACTGGTACCACCAACAACGATGTCGCGCCCGTTCCATTCTGGCTGGGCTTTCAAATATTCTAAAGCGCGGATCAGGCGTAGAATCATCCCTTTCATATAGTATTTTTCAGGATCGTCGCTGTGCTGGTATTGATAGCCGTCCAACTCGCCCGCAGCGAGTGCTTGGTAATATTCCTTGGGCTGATCGGTAGGAATGCCATGAGCATTCAAATTCATAAATAACACGGGGCGCTTTAACCCCGCCTCCTGCGGCAACCAAGGTGCCCAAGCCGGATTGAGTGGCCCATGGACGCCAGCTCCGTGCACAAAAAGATGGATCGGCAACGACTTGGCCGCGGCATCGACGGGCTTGCGAACGATACCATTTACAGGACGATAGCCACTACCAACAGGCACTTCCACATACTCTACTTTAAAATGTTCCGGGATATCCTCAGTCACCGGTGTGCGCTTCACTTCCATCGGAATTGCTTGTAGCTTCTCCTTTTCTTTCGCCCAGAATGCATCGAAGTCGGCTGGTTCAGGTGCACCAGCTTGAACTGCCAATGGATCAACCAACGCGCCCATATAAGCACGAGCCGCCTTAACCGTCCCACGAACTTCGTGCTCGAGTCTATTGCCTTCCGCATCGACCCCTTCGACTGCAAATTGGCACCAACCAGGAGCGTCCAAGCTCGTCTCCATGCTCACAAACTCGCCGAGAGCAAATAACTTTCGACTCACTTCGCGACCATTGTGATAAAGCATCGCACGCATTGCTTTATCGCGGGCCACTTCGCCTTGTTCCAATATACGAGCGGTAAATCTAATAGACTCACCGACTTGATACACACCGTCAGCATGACTTTGTTGAACATCGAAGGTATACGTCTGCGCCAATGCCTTAACCGCAAATAGCCAGAAAAAGAAAGTAAGCTGTATTCTAAGTGTCATAGTAGGAAGCGTCTTTGTTGTGTACACAAAAAAATGGACGAATTAAATGCCCTTCGGGATCTCGGCAGTATCTGGCCAATCACGATTCTTGAATCCGATCGCAGCGTAAAAGTCTCCCATCACGTTGGGATTCGCATATAGATTACGGGTAATTGCCATCGCATAGTGTTTGTCCGTATCCAAGAGCCCTTCGGAGCCGCCCACTCCACCATGTCCGAACACACTGCCAATTTTCTCCAAGCGCCCGGAAAGCACATAGCCAAGCCCAAACAAAACCCAGCGACCGCCCGCGATACGATTGCGATAATCATCCTCGCACCAAGGCTTCAATGCATAATCCAACGTCTCTGGAGTCAGTAGCCTACCCGAGTCAATCGCGGCATAGTGCTTCGCAATAGAGAGCGCGTTAGACATGGTGCAATAGGCGGGATTACAAGACTTACGGAAGATCGGATTATTCATGCGGTCAATCACTCCCTGTCCATAATTACTACCATCGCGTGCACTCACCAGCTTGGCCGCATTTTCCAACGCCGCATCATCCGCACCATAATAAAAACGATCCATACCTGCGAGCTCGCCCACTTGCTCGCGAAAGATTTTAAAATAATCCATCTCATCCAGCAGATGACAGGCAATCCCCCCTGCTAACCAACCATAAGTGGCTGGATGATATTCTTGATGCGCACCTGCTGCATGCGCGGGCTTGGCCTGAGCCATTCGGCCTAGCATATACTCCCAATCGGCGGCTTGCTCCGGAAAGTCCAGCTCTGGCATCTCATACAATCCCGCACGATAAGAGAGCACATGCCAGACCTGTAAGGCCTCTTTACCATGGCAGCCAAACCCGGGCCAAATATCAGCAATATAGGTATCATAGTCCACTAAGCCCTGCTCCACCAAACGGTGCAACACAGTCGAGGAGGGAGCCTTTCCCGTGGAGTAAACAGGAAAAATCGTATTCGCGTCGATCTCGCGACTCTGCGTCCAATCGGTATGGCCGGCATAAGCGTTCACTGCCAGCTCCCCATTAATATAGAGCGCTGCTTGACAACCGCACTCCGTCCCACGCTCAACCGCGGCATCAAGCACGGATTGTACTTTCTCCTGTAAATTATGATTCATCTGTTAATTGATAATTAAATTAAGCTTTTAGCTCCCAATGGCCACTTTGCTCATCAATGGAAACAGTCTGCATTTGCCCATTGATTTGTAAGACCACTTCACAGGCATCCAAGGAGCGGTCTGCTATCGATACGACACGTATCTCATCTCCACTAGCCTCGACGCTCGTTGGAATAAATACAGTCGTCATCGCGACATCCTTACCACGCGCCGACAAATGCAGGCGGTTGAGCACTTGACTCACGAAGCGCTCCCCTGTCTCTGATGTGCTCACACAATCATAGCGAGATAGTGTTTGTGTATGTCCAATCGAACGGGGCAGATCTGCACCGAAGAGCGACCAAGCGATCTGCAGATTCGCTCGACCCCCCACACAATTCAAACTCGAGCCTGCTATATCGTAACGAGCCCCTTCGAAAGTCTGCTGCGATAAGCCTTCAGAATAAAA
The nucleotide sequence above comes from Coraliomargarita algicola. Encoded proteins:
- a CDS encoding PDZ domain-containing protein, with protein sequence MIKHFALTLLCCLFTLQIAQADKRTRSQQSAAFDSDAALVEIEITKTGYNYQIPWNTSTQQSRKNGIVIADHQILTTADGFSGHTLCRVRKGGIPHQYTATLKWIDYYANIAILDIEDPIFWEGMRPTRLCQQIPQSGELQIIRWRNGRIEERAAEIVRLFVGKSKMSYVHHLTLSASTEMDSTGWAEVVLSGNQIVGLTTSYADDKLSILPAPFITSVLEQKAKGQDVGIGHFDFSIMSGKNPALLASKGMPHTDIGVVVTQVGSRRLAANTLQVGDVLLAINGFEIDNDGKYIDPTYGRLSLYGLATRDNHAGDALPMRIWREQQELTVDYILPRADFTKDLVPERLYDQAPEYLIAGGLLFQPITGPYLNTYGKNRPLLLEYYSHHAELPERNGLVIVSSVIPDPYNRGYESVRQLIVDRINGQIIHSIADISEALAHPQGEFHRLEFMPDQGLKHIVLDAASMEAATQRILKHYNIPSARSE
- a CDS encoding serine hydrolase domain-containing protein, whose translation is MNHNLQEKVQSVLDAAVERGTECGCQAALYINGELAVNAYAGHTDWTQSREIDANTIFPVYSTGKAPSSTVLHRLVEQGLVDYDTYIADIWPGFGCHGKEALQVWHVLSYRAGLYEMPELDFPEQAADWEYMLGRMAQAKPAHAAGAHQEYHPATYGWLAGGIACHLLDEMDYFKIFREQVGELAGMDRFYYGADDAALENAAKLVSARDGSNYGQGVIDRMNNPIFRKSCNPAYCTMSNALSIAKHYAAIDSGRLLTPETLDYALKPWCEDDYRNRIAGGRWVLFGLGYVLSGRLEKIGSVFGHGGVGGSEGLLDTDKHYAMAITRNLYANPNVMGDFYAAIGFKNRDWPDTAEIPKGI
- a CDS encoding PDZ domain-containing protein — encoded protein: MVFTELSNNYCNALGNNWLKNFSTAALYQLLYRAFQDEAGARATPIVLSKVLKHPSNIDFGVHTKSILTKVNGQEIHSMQDLLKAVNAPLDDYHRFEFLSGRVEALRRDAAERANAELLQTYQIPQAYRIEAHND
- a CDS encoding amidohydrolase; this encodes MTHIPGSSLKFHALIAALSVGALSAIQADTIKDQLQAAIDRDADDTIEIAQEIWNLAELGYQEFESSKLLQAKAREAGFTVESEVADIPTAFVASYGSGKPIIGIMGEFDALPGLSQTVSHQREALVEGAAGHACGHNLFAAGSWAAAKAIQEQMKQGTLPGTIRFYGTPAEEGGAGKVYMARAGAFDDVDVMLHWHPAGFNDASPRSTNANKGAKFRFYGMPAHAALSPEKGRSALDAVEAMNFMANLMREHVPEATRIHYVITEGGEAPNVVPEFAEVFYYIRHPDFKTVRDLFDRLVLTAEAAAMGTETQMKYEVINGSYNILPNTALARITYNNLVEVGGVSYDAEEQKFAEELYATLFKPSKTLGSQENIEPFVPSAGRASSDVGDVSWLVPTAGLTTACLVPGSYLHTWQAVAAGGSSIAHKGMLNAAKVLAMTASELLQDPELIADARKEWESSRGEDFEYYPLLGEREPPLDYRK
- a CDS encoding acetylxylan esterase; protein product: MTLRIQLTFFFWLFAVKALAQTYTFDVQQSHADGVYQVGESIRFTARILEQGEVARDKAMRAMLYHNGREVSRKLFALGEFVSMETSLDAPGWCQFAVEGVDAEGNRLEHEVRGTVKAARAYMGALVDPLAVQAGAPEPADFDAFWAKEKEKLQAIPMEVKRTPVTEDIPEHFKVEYVEVPVGSGYRPVNGIVRKPVDAAAKSLPIHLFVHGAGVHGPLNPAWAPWLPQEAGLKRPVLFMNLNAHGIPTDQPKEYYQALAAGELDGYQYQHSDDPEKYYMKGMILRLIRALEYLKAQPEWNGRDIVVGGTSQGGAQALIAGGIDPDVTFVHADVPAMCDYGGTFVGRASGWPKLYELKNDGKIWLKTSRDYKENKLVSEEEVQHLGYFDAANFAHRMRAQAVLYTGGVDGTCPPSSVFAAYNSIPHENKSILFDPIAGHGRRRYEEGEVAHTALFLGSEKVSSDSQTLE
- a CDS encoding SGNH/GDSL hydrolase family protein, with the protein product MKIQFFKSLATSIARLAFLLALASRLQAAPETNLYIGDAHAMGQSITSVDSSHVYGISELTIIMPGDASGIHYTAESDQQITLTEVNFLSVQSGNLTPFVALWDGVSTSAADSYTFLAIGDTIASPASTVVNASFEVDGENPTLDLSAGQTIVAGFYQVGGKVVNVIESGHANTDYVYGGNSIAAVNGEPSANSVYNYDSFVSFNIGINIPPTPEPTVTISSPTPGSIFEVCDSIQFAATVSDDEDDDSALEASLVWTSDLEDEPLGTGASFSTNRLRVGTHTISASSTDSDLDVGTDTISLTIAQWNLGAIWFIGDSITQSNADGDANGSPRKSLYDLLIANNVAFSFTGHSTANIDGLPSTGTTIASNLYQYHSGISGSVIGDNLPGRAGMTERTPGFWTTGRLATVKPNVVLIMLGTNDIDNLVDIENAPNRIKILVDTILAQVEEGDPSPAIFVAQIPPNRNSSKQQLVIDFNTALTDIVATLQTEGKDVTLVDQFSRIQENASELMRDNLHTNAAGNDVLAEQWYEALVSRFGPATTGLRSWQIKHFGTPCGLTADPSQDPDHDGQSNLLEYALGNNPHTPDLASHDLTGGVISFPKGADVHTDIRYAIEESTDLGIKDPWDEVTPSVNNDEEISYTMTSETTDFFRLKVTQAQ
- a CDS encoding S1C family serine protease; this translates as MILRCFCLLLIFSPFALHAAAPEQAVVQIINFAQQPNWVEPWRSSRVAQYTGSGFVIEGERIMTNAHVVSWSKQILVRRYQDPKLYPAEIEYIGHDCDLAVLKVPDPAFYQGLEPLTIGTLPKVRTSVTTYGYPAGGQQISYTQGVISRIEVQRYAHIYNRSLLTVQTDAAINPGNSGGPALQGDLVVGVSFQGNPNLENAGFFIPPNIIRHFLKDIEDGSYDGFPDAGISTASLHNPAFRKALQLPDNNIGARIDMLLQPFPQTHERLRENDVILEVEGYQVGSDSMIQYEGNRMHVSILFDAVQDGESLDLVIWRDGQRLEIDLPVYKNKADRISGSQYDTSPLPHCRWDCFHRAQQQLLQCTRE